Proteins from a genomic interval of Callospermophilus lateralis isolate mCalLat2 chromosome 1, mCalLat2.hap1, whole genome shotgun sequence:
- the Pop5 gene encoding ribonuclease P/MRP protein subunit POP5, producing the protein MVRFKHRYLLCELVSDDPRCRLSLEDRVLGGLFRDTIARVHGTFGAAACSVGFAVRYINAYTGIVLLRCRKEFYQLVWSALPFITYLENKGHRYPCFFNTLHVGGTIRTCQKFLIQYNRRQLLILLQNCTDEGEREAIQKSVTRSCLLEDSGEEELSDSGGEEAAEAME; encoded by the exons ATGGTGCGCTTCAAGCACAG GTACCTGCTCTGCGAATTGGTGTCCGACGACCCTCGCTGTCGCCTGAGTCTGGAGGACCGAGTGCTGGGCGGTCTTTTTCGGGACACGATTGCCCGCGTACACGGGACTTTCGGCGCAGCCGCTTGCTCTGTTGGTTTCGCGG ttCGATACATCAATGCTTATACTGGAATAGTGCTACTTCGGTGTCGAAAAGAATTCTATCAGCTCGTGTGGTCAGCTCTTCCTTTCATTACGTACTTGGAGAACAAAGGACACCGTTATCCTTGTTTTTTCAACACCTTACATGTGGGAG GTACAATTAGAACTTGTCAGAAGTTTCTGATTCAGTACAACAGGAGACAGCTGTTGATCCTGTTGCAGAACTGCACTGATGAAG GAGAGCGGGAAGCCATCCAAAAGTCCGTCACAAGAAGCTGTTTATTAGAGGATTCTGGTGAGGAAGAGCTTTCAGACAGTGGTGGTGAAGAGGCTGCTGAAGCAATGGAGTGA